The DNA region TTAAAAAATTCCACGTACTTGCGGTAGGCTTCCGCAATCGTTGGATTGTCCACAAATTTGCCTGACAGGCTGCCGATCCGGGCCGGCTTCACTGGCTTTTCCCGTACGGGAATCGTCAATCGCTCGGCATCCACGCCGTGCCTGTCGCCCAGGAGCTCGCCCTGTACCGTGTCGAACACGGGCTCTTCCAAAAATCCGTGCACCGCATCGAGTATGTCCGGCGCATGGAAGGTGAGCTCCTGCATGGCCATGACGTCCTCGACGCCGATGCGCAGCGTGGTTTTTCGTCTGCCCAGAGGCCGGCCCAGGCTCGCGACCTCCTCGCCCACGATCTCATCCCAGTGCCGCCACAGCAACACTAGGCGGAATGGCAGGTCCGCGCCAAGGCTGGCGCGGAGAAATCGCGGCAGGGTACGTCCGATTCGGTCCATGACCGGGCTCCCTCGTCATCCAAGACGCGTACGCCCAGACGAAAAGTTGTCGCTCATACCAAGATAAATGCCAAAAGGTCAAGTCGAGAGCGGCCATCCTAACAGTATTTCCCCGGCCTGACAAAGCATCCATGTTTCGGGATTCGGCTTGACAGAGGGAGCCAGGGCCTATAAATAGCTGCATCAAGATATCTTGATTTATCGATTGAGCCACCCGGAACACCACGAGAGATCTCCGCCACACGACCCATGCTGACAGCCCTGCCCCTTTGCAAGGCGCTGGCCGACGAAACCCGGCTGCGTCTTGTCCGCCTGCTT from Oceanidesulfovibrio marinus includes:
- a CDS encoding DUF721 domain-containing protein translates to MDRIGRTLPRFLRASLGADLPFRLVLLWRHWDEIVGEEVASLGRPLGRRKTTLRIGVEDVMAMQELTFHAPDILDAVHGFLEEPVFDTVQGELLGDRHGVDAERLTIPVREKPVKPARIGSLSGKFVDNPTIAEAYRKYVEFFKEQESGKQNRNSEEDT